TAATATCTCCATTTAGAGAATCCATGTCTGTAGAATCACTGGGCTTGAGGGAGAACAGGAGTGTGGTATAGAAGATGTAAGCATAGAACCCAGGCATTCGCCAACTACTCTCACTTCTCCGACCGAATGGCCTCGCCTCTGTACACCCTCCAGGGTCCCTTATAGAACTTTGGCATCATGAGAGGAACCTCCTGCCCAGGATGATCTTCCCAGTACTTCTCCTGTTCAGCATCATAACACGTGCTTTAGTCAAAGCCTCAAGAAATCAGATACAAGAAAGTCTTGGCATGCGTCAAAAAAGGTGGAAAAAAGGGCGACTTCTCTTTTCTAGTCTAATTCCCAGCTCTCCAAAATCATGTCCATCAATGTCTATTTCAATTCGCATAGACTTTTGACGGAAACCATCCAAAGATCTTGCATAATCGATAATCTCTTTAGAAGCTTCATAATCAAGTTCAAGGTCGAAGGATAGCATCAACTCTACTATTATAAGACAGGCAAGAACATGTGAGGACTCAGAAGTAAACCTAGACTCATTGCACAATTGCCACTGAATCAAGAAGCTAATGACAAATTTCCAGCACAACTCATGGGCTGTTAGAAAAGCACCTTGTACAGTTGCTCGGTGACTGCCGCCCCAATGACGCCAGTATAAAAAGCAGCGATATAGATGGTGACCAGGGGCTTGAAAGATTTAGGCCTTCGATACGGATCGACCATGGTCCACAGGATGTTCTTTTCCCACTTGGTGTACAAGTAATCGGCGTACTTCCTCCATAGATAACTCGTCATTCTCGCCGGCCTCTCACGTCAGTCCTCACTGAACTGGAAAGTAGGATAGCAATTGAAGATTAGCACAGCAAGAAGCATAGTCACACAGCAGTCTCCATGTTCTAAATCATAAACACAGTCAACAGAGAATCAGTGCCCAAAGGGTCATTTCGTCAAACACCTTATATGCATCTTCATTGAAAACCTTATTTTATCATTGCCATTATCGACTAACGGTGCGGGCATGCACGCATTTGACAAACGGATTGACTAAACGAGCAAGCCTGCACGGTCGGACCTATCTACCCAA
This genomic interval from Rhodamnia argentea isolate NSW1041297 chromosome 4, ASM2092103v1, whole genome shotgun sequence contains the following:
- the LOC115749211 gene encoding uncharacterized protein At4g29660 translates to MTSYLWRKYADYLYTKWEKNILWTMVDPYRRPKSFKPLVTIYIAAFYTGVIGAAVTEQLYKEKYWEDHPGQEVPLMMPKFYKGPWRVYRGEAIRSEK